In the genome of Candidatus Thermoplasmatota archaeon, the window GCACTTGCTAAGCCAGAATTAACTTTGGATAAAGTAATAGTTGATAATTACGATGCATTGATTTTCGTTGGGGGTTCTGGTAGTGAGATATATTTCAACAATCCTCGAGCACATCTTATTGCGCGAGAAGCTTCTGAAAAGAATAAAGTTTTAGCTGCTATTTGTATAGCTCCTTGCATACTGGCAAACGCAGGAGTAGTTAGTGGTAAAAGCGCTACAGTGTGGGATGGAAAATATATTGAAATTCTGAGACGCAAAGGCGTAAGATATAGCGCCGAACCGGTAGTTACAGATTGTAAAATTGTAACTGCAAAAGGTCCTGAGTTTGCAAGAGAATTTGGCGAAGCTATCGTTAGACTGTTATCGCTGGAAAGTTGACTGCCATTAGGATTTCTTTCTTAGTTTTTTAATACTCAAAATGATTAGAATAGCTGTCAAAACAGCGCATGCTGCAATACCTAATTCAAAGGTAGGCGGCGTTGGGCTAGGCTCTACATACACATTCACCAACCAGTAATTTAATATCCTAGTCTCGCCATCGAAAATTTCTACAGAAACATTCCACAAACCGCCTTCTGTAAATAGATGCGTGTAGTGAGTTGCGTTTTTAGCGTGAACAATAACTTCTCCGTTTACACGCCATACGATTGTTAAATTATCGTCATCTTCGTCACTTAAACTTTCTATAACAAATGTTTGATATTTAGGGGCTGTTATGTTAAGGTACTCTCCTGTGAGAAGCATCGGCGAGAATATTGCTGTAGGGGCACGATTTACATTTTTCACTTTTACCAGCCATTTAATTAAAATATAGTCATAGCAGTCTGATATATTGACTTCTACAATATAATCTCCGGAAGACTTATAGTCTGTATTGAAAATAAACGTAGATGGCGCGATTTTGCTGGAATATCTCAAGATATCATTTACAGACCAGTTTATAAATATTGTATCGTTATCAATATCTATGCAATCAATTGCAAATTCCAACGAAGCAAGCTCGTTTATAACCAGCTCCAGCTCCAAAGGAGTGTAAGCCAGAATTTGCGGTATGCGATTAACGTTCATAACGATTAAATTCCAAATTTGAGTTGTGTTCTCTGAAGAAGCTTTTGTGTTGTTGTAATAGTAAATATCGCAGACAACAACTTTGATTCGATACTCACCTGAAGATGTGTAATCTGCTTTGAACAAGTAAATGCTACTATCTGACAATGTTTGATCAGTAATGTTTTGCCAGTCAGAGAATTCGCCAGTAATTTGCTTTTTCTGCAAATACCAATATTTAGTCAAGCCTCTGTTTTCAGGATCTTTAGCATCTATAATTCTAAATTCTTGAGTTGAGTTCTCTTCAATCACAATTGTAGCGTTTACTGGGGAGTATAAAATTTCTGGAGGCTTGTTGTTATCTATAATTACTGTAATATTTATAAGGTTGGTATGCAAGCCATCGAAGGCGCAAGCGCTAAGATTATAAATTCCTTCGTGGAATTGCGTGGTATCCAGTAGGTAGTCCCAATGTACCCTCTCACCCTGGGTTATTTGGACATCTATACGAGTAATATCTTCGCGCTCGGTATGGTTAAGCTCGAGCCAAATATTTTTTACCTCATTAACATCGAAAGCATCGCCTTCTATCTGCACTCTCCCCCAAAGCTTTTCACCAGAGCTTGGCGTGGTGATAGAGATGTTTGGTAGATTATTATCAACTATTACTAAGACGGATCTTACAGAATAGAGTATGCCGTCAAAAGCTTTAACCCAGATTTTTTGCTCACCATCGTCAACAGCTTTTACATTATCAAAAGCTTTTGTATTTAAAGTAATGCTCCAGTTGTGGTTTTCCCTATCTTCTTCTTTTACAGGTTCCCACGCTCTGTCCGCAAGTTTTACTTCTATTTTTTCAACTCTGCTCCCTTCAGGATCAATTGCCTTACCACTCACCTCAACAGTGTTGTTGATCATTTTGTAAGCTTGCGGATAAGTGATTGTTATATCTACAAGCTGGTTCTCAAAATCAAAATCTGTAGAGTTTAGTGCGTAGTAGTGCTCACCCCAACTATCCCTCGCTCTTGCGTAAATTGTATGCGTGCCGAGATAGTATCGGGTTATGCTTAGGTTATAGGTCCAAGTATTAGTTCCGTTTGCAAGTCGCCATGTCTCATCATCTAATTTTACCCAAACACTATCTATACCAAACACTGAGTCGGCAGTTCCATTTACCCATATTGTGCTACCGCTTTGCTCAATGCTACTTATCGTTATGGTTGATTGCCATGCTCGATATTTCTTTAGCACAATTGTCACATTTATTATTTTTTTACTTTCTACGCAATCATCGTTTGAAAACACAATAAATCCTTCCTCAGGTAAATTGGAGTCAAGTACAGTATCTGAAGTTTCGTTTGGTCGAAACGCACCGTACTTGTACGTTTTTCCACTTATGTAATTTTGAAATTCGCGTTTGCTGCATGTAAAGAAATCTATATGCGCGGCTACTCTCTCAAAATGTTTTCCCTCTATAATAGAAAATACAGTTGTTTCCACTGGTGGGTGAATTTGCTCACCACAGGCTACTGTATAAATTATATCAATATGATAGTTCTCAGCTACAGTGCCTTCTGATCCTTTTGGATAGGGGTTTGGAAGAGAATCTTGAAGAGTAACATTCTCAGTATAATTTCCGTTCTTTACATACGTACATACGATAGTAGCGCTTCCTAATTTACTTGCAATTTCTATTTGAAAATCTCCGAACAATCTAAATTCGCATATCCCATTACTATCAGTATACTTCCAGATGCACGGTACTAGAGCCCCAGGAACCCAGTAACCCACTGTAAAGCTTATTCCAATTGGACGCTCTACTAGGTAGGTTGAAACTAAAACTCTAGCGCCATCAACAGGATATCCACTTGTATCATTTACCGTAATTTTTACAGTCGCTGCAGTCTGTGCATAGTAAGGAGTAACCTCTGTTATATGGTCGTCGCCCCACCACTTAAATATACCAGTGCCGCCCCNNNNNNNNNNNNNNNNNNNNNNNNNNNNNNNNNNNNNNNNNNNNNNNNNNNNNNNNNNNNNNNNNNNNNNNNNNNNNNNNNNNNNNNNNNNNNNNNNNNAGTAACCTCTGTTATATGGTCGTCGCCCCACCACTTAAATATACCAGTGCCGCCCCTGTCACTTCCTAGAAAGTCAAAATTA includes:
- a CDS encoding DJ-1/PfpI family protein, with amino-acid sequence MIKGKRVVFIIAHSNFRDEELFETKKVIDENGGIATIASTDLTPARGMFGALAKPELTLDKVIVDNYDALIFVGGSGSEIYFNNPRAHLIAREASEKNKVLAAICIAPCILANAGVVSGKSATVWDGKYIEILRRKGVRYSAEPVVTDCKIVTAKGPEFAREFGEAIVRLLSLES